Sequence from the Methanococcoides methylutens genome:
TGATTCCGTCCTTATGGTGTATTGGTGGAACATGTGCTCACATCCTTTCCTGATAGTTGGAATGGTAATGCCACTTGCACTTTTTAGTCCTTCTGAAAGGAGATGTGCATTCTTCTGGCGTTTAAGGTTGAACCCATTGACCTTTTTGAGCTGAACAAGACCAATTGCAGCTGCAATATCGGTCATTCTGAAATTATATCCTAACATCTCGTGAAGGTAACGTTCCTGTGAACCATGTGCACGTATCATCCTGGCTTTTCTGGCAATTTCGCTGTCATTGGTAGTTATTATTCCGCCTTCGCTGGTTGTCATGTTCTTTGTAGGGTAGAAACTGAAAGCTCCCGTTCCGAAGGAACCTACTTTCTTGCCTTGATAAGTTGCACCATGGGCCTGGCATGCATCTTCAATAATAGCCAGATCGTGATCTTTTGCAATTTCATTAATCTGCTTCATCTCTGCTGGATGGCCGTAGAGGTGTACCGGCATCAGTGCCTTTGTGTCTTTGGTTATACTATTCTCTATCAAACTTGTATCAATATTGAACGTTTCAGGTTCAATGTCCACGAATACTGGCCTTGCACCGGTATACATGATACTGTTAGCAGTTGCTATGAAGCTAAAGGACGTTGTGATGACCTCATCGCCTTTACCTATTCCATGTGCCAGTAGTGCGGCATGAAGAGCAGCTGTTCCAGAGTTCACCGCGATCGCATGATCTGTTCCGATAAATTCTGCAAAAGCACTTTCAAACTCTGCAACACGCTTTCCTTCCGCAATGTTTCCTGAAGCCAGCACCTCGGATACTGCATCTATCTCTTCATCTCCAATATTTGGTTTTGCGATTGGGATCATTTTATTCCTCGTGTGTTTGGAATTATTTAGATGGCTGATTAAATTAGATTAGATTAGATTAGATTAGATTAGATTGATTAGATCAACTGGGGTGGCTAAATTAGATGCTGTTTAAGGATCTCAGCTCTTCTGGGAGCTCTTTTATCTTTGCGGGACATCCGATTGCAAGTTTCCATGGGGGGACTTCACGTGTCACCAGTGCCCCACCTGCTATGAATGCACCTTCTCCGATCTCAACTCCCGGGAGTATGGTTGCATTTGCACCAATTGATGCTCCTTTTCGAATGATGGGGCCTTCTGGCTTGTATTCTTTACGAATTGGATATTTATCATTTGCAAGTACTGCACATGGGCCAATGAAGACGTTGTCCTCTATCATTACATCAGTAGGGATATAGACATTCCCTTGGATACTGACATTATTCCCGATAGTTACATTTCCGTCGATGATAACGTTGGTCCCTATCAGGACATTATTGCCAATGATGGTGTTCTCACGTATCATGCAGTTGTGTCCGGTCTTGAAATTGCTACCTGTCCTGACATTACTGAAGATCGTTGTGTTTGGTCTTATGAATGAGTTTGATCCAATTTCACATCCTTGAAAATCAGAATCTTCGATGCGGCCATTTTCCTCTACTATTCGGGAGAGGATCTTATGTTCCGGATATCCAAGTATGACGTTTTCAAGCACTACTGAATTATCTCCTATGGTGCTTGATCCATATACTCTGGCAGAAGAATGTATCTTTAAATTTATATTATGCAATATGAACTCCCCTGAATCTTATATGTCAGTAATATATTGATAATGTTTATGGCTTGTAACATATATCATTTTGGAATTATTGTTTAAAATAATTGATGAAACCGATAGCTTACCTATTGATGACAGGTTTTTTACCTTATATCCAATTTGTCTTTAGCTTGTATTTATAATCAGTTTCAATGAGTGATCTAATATGTTTTCCATCTTCTGTGCAATTATTATTTCAGAAGAAAAAGTGTATCAATTTTCTCAAAATCTCCAATGTTGCCAAATGCTTTATATGTATAAACTGCAATTTCCCCCTCTATGTTTACTATTCTGACAGGATCACAGTTTGGTGATGAAGGAAAAGGAAAGATCGTTGATCTGCTCTCAAAAGACTACGATCTTGTCGTCAGGTTCCAGGGTGGCGACAACGCCGGCCATACGGTAACAGTTGGCGAAGATGTCTATAAGTTACACTTGATACCTTCAGGTTTTTTGCTTGATTCTAGGGTGTTGATAGGTCCGGGTACCGTCCTGAACCCTGAGGTTCTGGCAGAAGAGATCGATATGCTTGCAAAGGGTGGTGTTGATATCCATTCCGATAAACTTGGTATTGATGCTAAGACCAGTATCATTATGCCATATCATATTGAGCAGGACGGTCTTCGTGAATCTTCCCGTAAGGAGAAGATCGGCACTACTAAGAGAGGTATTGCTTTTGCTTATATGGACAAGATCGCAAGGGATGAGATCCGCATGGGGGATCTGGTCAATTCCGAGAAACTCCTTAGCAGACTATCTTTGATAGCAGCTTCCAAAGAGGCGGCTATTAAGGAACTTGGCGGTGATCCTTCAATTGTGACCGATAAGGAACTTATTGATAAGTATGTGGAACTTGGTAAGAGATTAGCTCCTTATGTTACGGATGTGTCATATGAAGTGAACAAAGCTATTGCAGATGGCAAGAACGTAATGGCTGAGGGGGCACAGGGCACTCACCTTGATGTTATCCACGGTACGCAGAAGTTTGTGACCTCTTCAAGCACTATTGCAGGTTCAGCATGTGCAAATCTTGGTGTTGGTCCTACTAAGGTGGATGAGGTTCTGGGTATTGTTAAGGCTTATATTACAAGGGTCGGAGAAGGTCCGCTTCCAACAGAACTTGATGATGAGGCAGGCAAACATTTACATGATGTTGGTCATGAGTTCGGAACTACTACCGGAAGGTCCCGCAGATGTGGATGGTTCGATCTCCCTCTTTTGAAGAAGGCGATCTTCCTGAACGGCTACACAAGTGTTGCATTGACAAAATTAGATGTGTTAACAGGCCTTGAAATTAATAAGATATGTGTTGCCTACGAACTTGATGGGGAAAAACTGGATTATCCACCTATTGATACTTCCGATCTTGAAAGGTGTAAACCTGTTTATAAAGAGATGCCTGGCTGGTCTGACGATCTCACAGATGTCAAAAGCTATGCAGATGTTCCCGAAGCTGCCCGCAACTATGTTGAGCGCCTTGAAGAATTGATGGGCGTACCTATTGAATACGTGTCCGTAGGACCTGGCAGGGAGCAAACTTTCAAGAAATAATGCACTATTATCTATGATACAATGCATGGGTATGGTGGGATATACGAAAGCTGCCGAAACACGTATATACTAATCAATAAATTACAACCCTATTTCCATGCACACATTATGATAGATAATTATACTTGCTGGTAACAAGTTTACTGAATAAATCAACTACAAATAAAAATCCAATCGATACATTTCATTCCAAGGAGGATAAGATGACTACAGCATATGATGTTCCTGCTGCAAATATTATTGCAAAGGTGGCAGAGAAGTTAAAAGAGAACGAGCAGATCAATGCTCCCGTATGGGCAGCTCACGTTAAGACAGGTGTTCACAAAGAATTGCCACCTATTGATAATGAATGGTGGTACACCCGCTGTGCAGCTATCATGAGGACCATTTACATGGAAGGTCCTATCGGTGTGGAGAGATTAAGGTCTGTCTATGGTGGTAAGAAGAGGAGAGGCGCAAACCCTTCCAAGAAAGCAAAAGGAAGCGGCTCTGTCGCAAGGGAAGCAGCTCAGCAGCTCGAAAATGCAGGTTTTGTCCGCAAGTTGAAGAGCGGAAGAGTAATCGCTCCTGCTGGCCAGTCACTGCTTGACAATATGGCAGTTGAGGTCAAGAACGAGCTTGTCGAAACAATTCCAGAGCTTGCAAAGTACTGAATGGGTTTAAGGGAGTTGATCTCCCCTCCTGCTCAGATACATAATAATTGCTATATGATGGTTCCATTGGAGCCATTATAATTAAATCGGAAAGGACGTGATGAAGTAATGGTGGACGATATTGAAGCTATCCGAAGAAAGAGACTTGCTGAAATGCAGCAGCAACAGCAGGCTGCTCCCCAGATGCAAAATGATGCCCAGGCCGCATACCAGCAGGAACAGGCACAGGCTGAAAGGGATGCCCAGGTCCAGGCGGTCCTTCGTCAGATCATGACTCCGGAGGCGCGTGAGAGGCTGACTCGCCTGAAACTATCACGCAAGGAACTGGCTGAGCAACTTGAATCCCAGCTTGTGATGCTTGCTCAAAGTGGTCGCTTACAGTCAATGATCGATGATGATAAGCTTAAAGTGCTCCTTTCACAGATGCAGCCTAAAAAACGTGAACCAACCATCACACGCATGTGAACATGAAAGCTCAGGTACTGTTCAGTGGAGGAAAAGATAGTTCACTATCAGCAATATTGCTTGATCCCTTCTTTGATGTCGAACTTGTGACTTGCAGTTTCTCTATCCTTCCGGTTGGGGAAGTTGCAAAGGTTGCCGCAGATGAGTTGGGTTATTCCCACAGAGTACTGGAACTTGACAGGTGCATATTAGAATCCGCTTTGGAGATCATAATAGATGATGGTTATCCAAGGAACGCTATCAATTACATACACAAGGCCGTGATCGAGACACTTGCAAAGGAAGATGAGGTCTCTCTGATTGCGGATGGCGTCAGGCGCGATGATCGTGTTCCGAAACTGACCGATTCAGAAGTTCGAAGCATAGAGGACCGGTTCAGTGTAAGTTACATATGCCCTCTTCATGGGTATGGTAGAAGTGCCGTTAATTTGCTGGTGAGCCGATATCTGGTGATCGAAGAAGGTCAAAGTGATAGTATTGCAAAAGCAGACTATGAAACTGAGCTTCGTGAACTGATAAGGCAGCAATATGGTGATGAAAAAGTACTTGAAATCTTTCCGGAACATGTTCAATCGAGGGTTATCAGGCGTGTCTGATAGTCTTACGATGTTTTGGATAAGCAATTTAATAAGCAATTTGTTATGTGAAGGCAGGAATCTATCGTACATAGATTAATAATTTATAGGATAATCGATTTATAGACGCAAATCTTTTAGATTGGCGTTACAATTAATCAATTCACAGGTGAGATAAGTGAGCCACAATACAAAAGGACAGAAAATAAGGTTGGCAAAAGCGCACAATCAGAATCAGCGCGTTCCAACCTGGGTTATCATAAAGACTAACAGACACGTTGTTAGCCACCCTAAGAGAAGACACTGGAGAAGAAATAGTTTAGATGTAAAGTAAGGTGATGACAATGGCAGAAGACGCGGTAAAGGAACAGATATACACAATTCCACTACGCCAGGCAAAGCTTGCACCAAGGTGGAAACGTTCCAGCAGGGCAATTTCACTTATCAGAAAATATCTGGTAAGACACATGAAGGCAGAACCTTCACAGATCAAGATCGATGCTTCCGTCAACCACAAGGTTTGGGAGAGAGGTTCTCAGAAACCACCATCTTCAATACGCATTCGTGCAGCTAAGTTCGAAGATGGGGAAGTTCAGGCAGAACTTGCCTGATCCTTCTTTCGATGATGGATAATATTCAACAAAAGTATAAAGGACAATAATGATCAAAACCGTGAACATTTACGACAATCCCGTTCTAGGGGTTTTTGCCACATGCACAGAGGATGTGGCAGTTGTTCCTATTGGTACAACTAAGAAGGCCATTGATATGATCGCAGAACTGCTTGATGTCAGGGTCATCTCTACACTGGTAAATGGCAGTACTGTTGTTGGTTCTCTTTCCAGGGGCAACTCGAATGGTTTTTTACTATCCAGGGATGCTAGTGTCAACGATCTTAAAGACGTTGATGTCCCTGTGGAAGTGCTTCCAGACAGGCTCACTGCCACTGGGAATGTGATATTAGCAAATGATACGTCTGCACTGGTGCATCCGGATATCAGTGACAGGTCCATGGAAGTTATATCAAGGGTTCTTGGTGTGGATGTTCATAGGGGTACAATTGCAGGCCTCGGTACGGTTGGAATGTCCGGCGTAGCTACTAACAAGGGACTTCTGGTTCACCCAATGGTGACGCAGGAGGAACTTGCGCATCTTGAGGAAGTGTTCGGACTTTCTGTGGATGTGGGAACTACAAATTATGGCTCACAAGCCGTAGGTTCCGGATTACTGGCCAACTCGAAAGGGTATGTAGCAGGTTCCAATACAACTGGACATGAGCTAGGTAGGATTGAGGATGCTCTGTTCTTTGATTGATCATATTATTGTTAAAATTTAAATTATAAAACAGGTGATTCCGTATGCAGAATTATGTTGTCAAAGGCACATTCAAAGCAGGTCATTCTTGGGAAAATTTTACTAAGACCGTTGAGAGCCAGAACGAGAAGAATGCTCGTGAAAAGACGTATTCCACTTTCGGCAGTAAACATCATATTAACAGATCATTGATCAAGATCGATAGTATCGTAGAGGCGTGAAGCACATGTCAGAATTAAGTGAGCAGGATGTGAGGAATCTCGCATCTCAGCATCGCGAGCTCCAGAATCAGGCAGAATCCCTGCAGCAGCAGATGGGAATGGTTCAGATGTCCATCGAAGAGTGCACACGTGCAATAGGAACTCTCGAGGAACTTGAAGCTGTTTCCGGCAGTATCAACACGATGCTTCCTCTTGGAGGCGGTGCATTCGTACATGCAAATGTCGCAAATCTCGAGAAGGTTGTTGTAAGTGTTGGTGCAGGCATAAGCGTGGAGAAACCCCCTGCTGAAGCAAAGGAACTCCTTAATCAGCGCAAAGAAGAGCTAAATAAGGTAGTTGAACGCTTGAATGGATCAATTGCTCAGGTCGGACAGCGTATCCAGTCCATAGAATCTATGGTTGGTAACAGAAGTCCGCAGTGATCCTGTTCATGAAGTTCTGATACTTTTTTTATTTTTATTATTTTTAAGGATGAGTTTGCGTGTTCAATAAACTCAAGGATAAACTCAGTAATTTCAAGCAATCGATTGGAAAAACGATCGATGAGAAAGCAGTTGATCTTGAAGAGCCGGTGGTAGAATCTGTTGAAGTACCAGCTGAAGAGTTGGTTGCCGAACCTATCGAAGAGTCCGTCATTCCAGAGGAAAAAACTTCCACTCCTGAAGCTTCAACTACTCCTGTAGTCCAGCCAGAATCAAAACCCTCATTCAAGCAGAAAATAGGCTTTGCCCAGAAGGCCAAAGCTCTTGTTTTTGAGCGTGAGGTCATACTGGACGAGGGTGATATCAGCGATTCCCTCTGGGAACTGGAGGTGGCATTGCTTGAAAGTGATATTGCTATTACCGTTGCTGAAGCTATTGTCGAAGCTGTCAAAGCAGAACTTGTGGGCAGCCGTAAAAAGATTGGAAGTAACACTGGTGAACATGTGGAGCAGGCTCTTAGGACTGCCATTTATAATGTGATGTCTGCTAATGTTTTCGACCTTGACGAATATATAGAAAAGGCTGATAAGCCTGTTCATATAGTTTTCATAGGCATTAACGGAACCGGCAAGACCACAACGATCTCCAAGATGGCAAAACGTCTGAAAGATATGAAATATTCTGTTGTCATTGCAGCAGGTGACACTTTCAGGGCAGGGGCTATTGACCAGATCGCTATCCATGCAGAACGAATTGGCGTAAAACTGATAAAACATCAGGAAGGCGGCGATCCTGCTGCTGTTGTCTATGATGCGGTACAGCATGCAAAGGCCCACAATGTGGATGTCATTCTTTCTGATACTGCAGGCAGGATGCACACCAATGTGAATCTCATGGCACAGCTTGAAAAGGTTTGTCGTGTAAGCACTCCTGATCTTATCATCTTTGTTGATGAGGCCGTTGCAGGGAACGATGCTGTAGAGCGTGCAGAGCAGTTCAACGCTGCTGTCCCTATCGATGGGTCCATACTGACAAAAACAGATGCAGATTCAAAAGGTGGCGCAGCGATCTCTATCGCATATATCACTGGAAAACCGATCCTTTTCCTTGGAATGGGTCAGGGATATGATGATCTTAGGAAATTTGATCCGCAATGGTTTGTAGACCAGTTGTTCGAATGAGAAGATCCTAATAAAGACACTTTAAAAAAAATCTTAACGAAAAAAGGTCTTTGAGTTTATCAAGGACCTTCTTTGTTATCTTTTTGTTTAATTTTCATTTAGTTTTGCATTTTATTATATTCGATTGTATTCCCTTATATAATGGCATACTTAACCAAATTTTACTATTTCTCAGACCTTGCATCCGCTTTTAATATCGCTTGCAAGTTCTTCAAGACGTTTGTTAACATTGTCTCCGGATGCGACGATGTCCACAAAAGCAGATCCCACGATAATGCCGTCAGCTCCTGCTGCAACAACTTTTGAAGCCTGTTCTCCGTTCGAGATCCCAAATCCGACAGCTTTTGGTATGTCGGTCTTCACCCTGGAAAGTATCTGTGCAGTAGCATCGGTGACCTCTGAACGTGCTCCTGTAACGCCAAGTCTTGAGACAATGTAAACAAAGCCGGAACTTTTTTCCAGTATCATCTTTATTCTCTCATCTGTGGTAACAGGTGCTATCAGGAAGATCAGGTCTACACCGTTAGTTGAACATGATCTTGCAAGTTCTTCACTTTCCTCTGCAGGCAGGTCTGGTACTATAAGTCCGCTAATGCCGGAGTTTACACAATCTTTCACGAATTTGTCAAGACCTCGCTGGAATATCAGGTTATAGTATGTCATGCAGACAAGAGGTACATCAACATCAAGGGATGCAACCAGTTCAAAGTACCTGTCAGGGTTCATTCCGGCTGCAAGTGCTCTTTCGGATGCTTCCTGTATCGTAGGTCCGTCTGCAACAGGGTCTGAAAAAGGTAATCCCAGTTCGATGATGTCGGCACCGCCTTTTATAAGTGAATCAACGATTGCTGGTGTTGCCTCAATATTTGGATCTCCTGCGCAAACATATGCCAGTAAAGCAGCTTCTTTCTTAGCATTAAGTTCAATGAATTTAGTAGATAATTGCATTTTACTCACCCCTGTCGATCTTTCGAACAGCTTCAAGGTCTTTGTCTCCTCTTCCTGAAAGGTTGATAACCACAAGTTCACCAAGCTCTCCTGATTCTGCTGCTTCCATGACATGGGCAACTGCGTGTGATGATTCCAGTGCCGGGATGATGCCTTCCATAAGGCTTAGTTCATGGAATGCATTGAGTGCCATGTCATCATTTGCAACGCGCGGTGTAAGTCTGCCAATATCTGCAAGATATGCCAGTTCAGGTCCCACTCCGGAATAGTCCAGTCCGGCAGAAACAGAACTTGATTCCAGGATCTGTCCATGTTTGTCCTGCAGGATACGGGTGCGAGCTCCCTGGAGGACGCCATCTTCTCCCACTGAAAGTGATGCGGAGTGGAGTGCAGCTCCTTCTGTCTGTTTCATCCCGCTACCTCCGGCTTCCACAGCAACAAGCTTCACGTTTTTCTCTTCAACAAACGGATGGAAGATCCCCATGGCATTACTGCCACCACCTGTGCAGGCTACTATGGAATCAGGGTAACGTCCTTCCTTATCCATTATCTGCTGTTTGACCTCATTTCCTATCACACTCTGGAAATCCCTGACCATCATTGGGTATGGATGTGGTCCCACTACTGAACCTATAAGGTAGTGAGTTTCCTCGACATTTGAGACCCAATCCCGTAAAGCTTCATTGATTGCATCTTTGAGCGTCTTTGAACCGGATTCTACGGGATGTACTTCCGTTCCCATAAGCTCCATGCGGTAAACATTCATTCGTTGCCTGACGGTGTCCTTTGCCCCCATGTAAACGTGGGTCTGGAATCCCATGTTCGTACCTGCCATAGCGGTTGCAGTTCCATGCTGTCCTGCTCCGGTCTCAGCTACAAGTCTTGTCTTACCCATGTATTTTGCAAGCAGTGCCTGGCCGATGGTATTGTTCAGTTTGTGTGCTCCACCGTGTACGAGATCCTCTCTTTTCAGGTAGATCTTAACACCGTATTTCTTGCTCATGTTCTTTGCATAATACAATGGGGTCTCACGTCCGGCAAAGTCCTTGAGGTAATAATCCAGTTCCTTCAGGAATTCTGGATCATTTTTATATTTTTCATACCCTTCCTCAAGTTCCTCAAGTGCGGGCATAAGTATCTCAGGGACAAATTGTCCTCCGTACTTGCCATACTTTGGTCCACTCATTTCATTTCCTCCTAATTGTCAATTGTATTTCAGTCAAGAGCATCAACAAGCTCTTTTGTCTTGCTGTAAATATCGTCATTTTTCACGATGGATGTTCCAATGAGTATCGCATCGGCACCAGCTGAGATCATCCTTCTCACATCATCTGCAGTATGAACTCCACTTTCACTTATTATGAGATGTTCAGTATCGCTCATGCGATCGTGTTCTTTTATTATTGGTATAAGTTCTTCTGTTGTTGCAATGTCCACTTGCATTGTTGTAAGGTTCCTGTTGTTAATTCCAATGATCCTTGCTGAGGTGTCAAGTGCATTGAGCAGTTCTTCTTCATTGTGCACTTCGACCAGAGGTTCGAATCCCTTTGAACGTGCATATAGGATGAAATCTTCAAGTTTCTCATTTAGAAGTCCTGCAATAAGCAGTATAAGGTCACTTTTAACTTCATCGAACTGGACCTTGTCAATTATAAAGTCCTTTCTGAGGACTGGCAATGATATATTTTCCCTGACCGCTGTCAGGTTATCTGTGGATCCGTTAAAAAATTCAGGTTCAGTTAGGACAGAGATTGCAACAGCTCCGGCCTTTTCCATTTCTGTGGCTATTCTCTTTGCTTCGGTAGGATCTATATCTCTTATTTTCATTGATGGGGATGCTGGCTTTACCTCAGAAATGATAGGAGCTTTTCCCTTCTGTTTTTTCGATAATATTGAGTTGATTATGTTTTGTGTATTGGGTGTGGAATTATCTAGGGGTATGCTATTATTTTTAAATTCATAAAGTTTTTTAACCCTATTTTCAGTTGAATTTATTATTTTATGTATTGCAGAATGCATAATAACCACTTGTGTACAATGATGTCTAATGATGTACATAATACTTATTGTATATACGTTTTGCGGATTATAAAATATTCTCAAGTATTGCTGCTATATAGTGTACAGGCATTTCATGTTCTGAATTATTTTGGTAGGTAGTTAGGGTACACAAGACTGTTAAATAGATACGATCGTTATAATTAGCCTACTAATATCAATTCTGTAGTGACGGCTGTTTTATCTTTTCGAATGTCTTTTTTAGTAATAATTGCTGCAAAGGTTAAAATGCATAGTTGTGATAGCAATGCAAATTGCTGTGCTTAAAAGTAGTACTGGATTCTTTCTATTCATCTTTTCTAATTATATAATAACTTCTTATACAAAAAATCCAGTCGTTTACGTTTGAAGCAAAGGTTTATTTGAAATCTCCAACCGGTGAGTATTTATACGATATTCTTCAGACTCATAATGATTATAATGATATTAACTTTAAGTAATATGTAGCATTGTTTGTTTGGGCTATAAGCTTTAGAAAGGATGAAAACAATTACTTAAATGCCTCGATACTTGTTCTGGATTCAGGCTTGAGCCTTAATTCAATGACAACCGGGGATATCCAGATAATTCCATAAAATGGGTTCCAAACGATTCAAAGTTTAGCATTCAACTCTGAATTTGAATGAAAAATACATGACATAATCATAATTCAATGATCGAATATAACTTATGAGGAGATGAATAAATGAAAGCAAACAGGCATCTGATGAGAAAAGATGAGTGTGGACAAGTAGGTATAGGCACACTTATCATCTTCATCGCAATGGTATTGGTAGCTGCGGTAGCTGCCGCGGTATTGATCCAGACATCTGGTGTTCTTCAGGATAGGGCACAGTCAACTGGTACACAAGCTGCTCAGGAAGTATCAACCAACATGATGATCAAGAGCATTGAAGGTGTAAGGTCCAGTAATGGTACCGAGCTCTCTGACACCGTTGACCTTCTCAAGGTCAAAGTAGCACTCAATATTGGTAGTTCTGCCATGGACCTTAATCAGTTTGTCATTACTGTGACCGATGGTGTGACTACAAATGATCTTGTCTATGCTGGTAATGATAAAACACATAGTACTGCCATGGCTGGTTTCTCTTCATCTGCAAACGCTTCCGCAAATACAATTCAGTTACTCACAAACAACACAACTGGTGTCGGTGAGAACGGCAAGTACTTCTTCACTGTTGAGAAGATGAGGGATGATGACGAGTCATTCTCACAGGATAGTCCAATTATGAACCAGGGAGATTTTGTTACGATCTACATCTCTACTGTAGGCAATGCTGCAACAGGTAACACAGCTGTTGGTGATTTGACTGTATCGTCTGGCAGTCTCGATAATACCGGGCTTACAATCGAACCAAGATCAACATTCAGCCTAATACTAACTCCTGAAGCTGGTTCATCAACTACTGCGAAGTTTACAGCACCATCCTTTGGTCTGGACACAAATATTGCCCTCAAGGCATAAGGTGAATTAATTCACCTTATTCTTTTTTATTTTTAAAACCGTGAATATCAATATTTATATTATTTTGACCATTAATTTATCTTAGTGTATTATATTGCCTTCAGGTTATTAATCTAAAAATAATGTGGTAAAAATTGTATCTGGTTG
This genomic interval carries:
- the trpB gene encoding tryptophan synthase subunit beta: MSGPKYGKYGGQFVPEILMPALEELEEGYEKYKNDPEFLKELDYYLKDFAGRETPLYYAKNMSKKYGVKIYLKREDLVHGGAHKLNNTIGQALLAKYMGKTRLVAETGAGQHGTATAMAGTNMGFQTHVYMGAKDTVRQRMNVYRMELMGTEVHPVESGSKTLKDAINEALRDWVSNVEETHYLIGSVVGPHPYPMMVRDFQSVIGNEVKQQIMDKEGRYPDSIVACTGGGSNAMGIFHPFVEEKNVKLVAVEAGGSGMKQTEGAALHSASLSVGEDGVLQGARTRILQDKHGQILESSSVSAGLDYSGVGPELAYLADIGRLTPRVANDDMALNAFHELSLMEGIIPALESSHAVAHVMEAAESGELGELVVINLSGRGDKDLEAVRKIDRGE
- a CDS encoding indole-3-glycerol-phosphate synthase gives rise to the protein MYIIRHHCTQVVIMHSAIHKIINSTENRVKKLYEFKNNSIPLDNSTPNTQNIINSILSKKQKGKAPIISEVKPASPSMKIRDIDPTEAKRIATEMEKAGAVAISVLTEPEFFNGSTDNLTAVRENISLPVLRKDFIIDKVQFDEVKSDLILLIAGLLNEKLEDFILYARSKGFEPLVEVHNEEELLNALDTSARIIGINNRNLTTMQVDIATTEELIPIIKEHDRMSDTEHLIISESGVHTADDVRRMISAGADAILIGTSIVKNDDIYSKTKELVDALD
- a CDS encoding archaellin/type IV pilin N-terminal domain-containing protein, with the translated sequence MKANRHLMRKDECGQVGIGTLIIFIAMVLVAAVAAAVLIQTSGVLQDRAQSTGTQAAQEVSTNMMIKSIEGVRSSNGTELSDTVDLLKVKVALNIGSSAMDLNQFVITVTDGVTTNDLVYAGNDKTHSTAMAGFSSSANASANTIQLLTNNTTGVGENGKYFFTVEKMRDDDESFSQDSPIMNQGDFVTIYISTVGNAATGNTAVGDLTVSSGSLDNTGLTIEPRSTFSLILTPEAGSSTTAKFTAPSFGLDTNIALKA